The following nucleotide sequence is from Meleagris gallopavo isolate NT-WF06-2002-E0010 breed Aviagen turkey brand Nicholas breeding stock unplaced genomic scaffold, Turkey_5.1 ChrUn_random_7180001945210, whole genome shotgun sequence.
NNNNNNNNNNNNNNNNNNNNNNNNNNNNNNNNNNNNNNNNNNNNNNNNNNNNNNNNNNNNNNNNNNNNNNNNNNNNNNNNNNNNNNNNNNNNNNNNNNNNNNNNNNNNNNNNNNNNNNNNNNNNNNNNNNNNNNNNNNNNNNNNNNNNNNNNNNNNNNNNNNNNNNNNNNNNNNNNNNNNNNNNNNNNNNNNNNNNNNNNNNNNNNNNNNNNNNNNNNNNNNNNNNNNNNNNNNNNNNNNNNNNNNNNNNNNNNNNNNNNNNNNNNNNNNNNNNNNNNNNNNNNNNNNNNNNNNNNNNNNNNNNNNNNNNNNNNNNNNNNNNNNNNNNNNNNNNNNNNNNNNNNNNNNNNNNNNNNNNNNNNNNNNNNNNNNNNNNNNNNNNNNNNNNNNNNNNNNNNNNNNNNNNNNNNNNNNNNNNNNNNNNNNNNNNNNNNNNNNNNNNNNNNNNNNNNNNNNNNNNNNNNNNNNNNNNNNNNNNNNNNNNNNNNNNNNNNNNNNNNNNNNNNNNNNNNNNNNNNNNNNNNNNNNNNNNNNNNNNNNNNNNNNNNNNNNNNNNNNNNNNNNNNNNNNNNNNNNNNNNNNNNNNNNNNNNNNNNNNNNNNNNNNNNNNNNNNNNNNNNNNNNNNNNNNNNNNNNNNNNNNNNNNNNNNNNNNNNNNNNNNNNNNNNNNNNNNNNNNNNNNNNNNNNNNNNNNNNNNNNNNNNNNNNNNNNNNNNNNNNNNNNNNNNNNNNNNNNNNNNNNNNNNNNNNNNNNNNNNNNNNNNNNNNNNNNNNNNNNNNNNNNNNNNNNNNNNNNNNNNNNNNNNNNNNNNNNNNNNNNNNNNNNNNNNNNNNNNNNNNNNNNNNNNNNNNNNNNNNNNNNNNNNNNNNNNNNNNNNNNNNNNNNNNNNNNNNNNNNNNNNNNNNNNNNNNNNNNNNNNNNNNNNNNNNNNNNNNNNNNNNNNNNNNNNNNNNNNNNNNNNNNNNNNNNNNNNNNNNNNNNNNNNNNNNNNNNNNNNNNNNNNNNNNNNNNNNNNNNNNNNNNNNNNNNNNNNNNNNNNNNNNNNNNNNNNNNNNNNNNNNNNNNNNNNNNNNNNNNNNNNNNNNNNNNNNNNNNNNNNNNNNNNNNNNNNNNNNNNNNNNNNNNNNNNNNNNNNNNNNNNNNNNNNNNNNNNNNNNNNNNNNNNNNNNNNNNNNNNNNNNNNNNNNNNNNNNNNNNNNNNNNNNNNNNNNNNNNNNNNNNNNNNNNNNNNNNNNNNNNNNNNNNNNNNNNNNNNNNNNNNNNNNNNNNNNNNNNNNNNNNNNNNNNNNNNNNNNNNNNNNNNNNNNNNNNNNNNNNNNNNNNNNNNNNNNNNNNNNNNNNNNNNNNNNNNNNNNNNNNNNNNNNNNNNNNNNNNNNNNNNNNNNNNNNNNNNNNNNNNNNNNNNNNNNNNTGTCTTTCACACAAGTCCTGCTTTGGCCATCCAGACTGGCAGCACAATGGGCACAACCAAATACTTGATAGAATTTCCACCAGACACGCCACCCTGTTCAGGAGCACTGAGAGTACTCGCAAAGGCAGGTGGCTGATCAACGGCACCAGAGGTTCCCCTGCTATCACTGGAGGCAGGATGAGAGTGGCTGGAGCAAAGCAGAGGTTGTGGATGACAGGAGTATGGGAAGGACGACTGAGACCAAAGTTGGTGGTGTACCACTGCCTCAGTCTCCCCAGCTTGAGGCCTGTGTGGAGGACAAAACTAAGCCTGGTTTGGGACCTCCCAAGCACAGTCTGCTCAGCAGCTGAATGGGATTTTTGGAGGGGCTGCTCCAGACCACTTCCCCTCAGGACACAGTGATGAGCTTGCAAGGACTTCACAATGACTTACGCATTAGACCACAGGATTGCTCCACCAGGGAAGACCATCCTGCTCCTTTCCTGCACTCTGCAGTGGTTTCAGGAGTTATCACAGATGCTGCCCAGTTCCTCAGTTGCCAGAACATAGCCTCTGCGTTTCCAGCTTGCACTCGTAACCATTATACACACCCATGCTCAACACGTACATGCAGTGACAAATCAAAGTAGAGCTTGGGTTTCGGCAGCGTTGGCCTCACTTTGACTTCTCTGGGGCTCTGTCCGCTTTGAGAGTTTGGCAGATGTTCTTGGAGGAGGGATGTGCTGAAGAACACTTTTGAAGCAGTGAGCATTGTAATGCCTTCTGGCAATCCAGTGTCTTCCTTTATCATAGAATattagaatatcctgagttggaaagggtCCATAAAGATTTTTAAGTACAACTCCTGTGTCCAGCTATCCAAATTATCCTGTCTcatcaaatgaaaaacaatttctaaTATCATCTATTGCACTCATTCCCATTAGAGGGAGATCCTGGACCCTCGTATATGAATGAACAGGTCAATGCCACCTACCCTCTATACCCCGCTGTGACTCTCGCAAATACCATCTCGCTTGAGTGTGCTCAAATCCCGTGAGCAAGAAGAAGGTAAATGCCAGGATGTTAAACAACACTCGGATTCCAAGACAAAACATTTTCCCCTGAATTGCTTTCCTATGAATACAAACTGGAAAGAAACCAGAGGAGACTGAGATTACAATGCAGCATAAATTTTATTTAGTCTaaagacagaaacaaagcagtgcaTAGTTTAAAGCTGCTATCAAGGCAGTTGATTAACAGATTGGCAATTAGCTGGCAAACTTCATCAAAATGAGATGTACTCATTCCTCCCTCACAAGGAGTGAAGGGAAAGATCAGGGCCATCTCAACTTGCTTCAGGATAAACCCATGGCACAGAACAGCAGGAGACAACGAGGACTTGTCTTGATGAGAAGAAAGTGGGAGAAGTAGACATGTGCTGGCCATGTTTCCAGACAGCATAAGCTGGCAACCTGGCATCactctctgctttgcagaagtcaCAAGGATGCTCAGCCCATCTGGAAATTCTGGCCAGCAGCTCCATCCTCAGTCCTGCGTCTGGCTTTGGGCTTCCTGGGCAATGGGCTCATGGGAATTCCACCACATCTTAGCAGGGCAGGTACCTCCTGCCAGAGAAGCGACTGCCCAGGCCAGAGATGCCAAAGCCACCGGAGGAGATGGGCACTCCCTCCTGGCTCAGGATGCTGCCCACGGCAGCGGAGGTGCTGGAGCCCACAGCGGTgttctgggggaaggagctgaggatgggtccgggcagggtgaccaccacgggagagggctggatCACCACGCGGGAGTCCTGGCACTGGCGCACAcagggctcgttgcagctgttGGCCAGTGGGGTCGGGCCACAGGGACGGCACAGATCGTAGCAGGACATGGCTGTGGGATGGAGGTGGACCTGGAGAGAGGACAGCAGAACACACACAGAATGAGCAGAAGTCTGGTGTCCTGCTCAGCTAGAGAAGAGGCACAGactggggaggagggagaggcacagcagggacagagaaaaTCTTAGCAGCCAAGAGCCCCATCAGAATCAGCCCAGGACCTCCTCCCATCTACCTCAACACTGGCAAGCAGAACAGAGCTGGTGGGAGCACCATCAAGGAGCATGGCTCACACCAAAGCCTACACAGACTCAGGCTCAGTGgaggcaaggagaggaagaggagaagtagagaaagagaagaggaaagagaaggccGCTGCAGCTCACCTTGTTCACCAAGGAGGAGAAGGCGAGAGAAGTGGATGAGGGAGCCTGGTGCTGGACTGGCTTTTATACTGGTCAGGACAACCCACTGGTCCAGAGGCATCCTTTGTACGTACCCTGTATGTATCAACAAGCTCATCTTGCATGCAAAACACcacaattaaagaaaa
It contains:
- the LOC109364956 gene encoding feather keratin 2-like, which translates into the protein MSCYDLCRPCGPTPLANSCNEPCVRQCQDSRVVIQPSPVVVTLPGPILSSFPQNTAVGSSTSAAVGSILSQEGVPISSGGFGISGLGSRFSGRRYLPC